Within the Serratia sp. UGAL515B_01 genome, the region TTACCATGCGGGCTTAAATCACCATGGCCAATAACAAACAGCCAATCAGGCCACAGACAGAGATGATAGTTTCCAATACCGACCAGGATTTGATGGTTTCCATAATAGTCAGGTTGAAATACTCTTTGAACAACCAAAAACCGGGATCGTTAACGTGAGAGAAAATCACGCTCCCCGACCCAACAGCAATAACCATCAGCTCCGGGCTGACGCCGGTCGTTGCAATCAATGGAGCAACAATCCCACCGGCGGTGATTGCAGCAACAGTTGCTGACCCCAAAGCGATGCGCAATATCGCAGCTATTGACCAGGCCATCAGGATAGGTGAAACATTGCTGCCATGCATCATACTGGCAATATAGTGCTCAACGCCGCTGTCCACCAATACCTGCTTGAACGCCCCGCCACCACCAATGATCAACAGCATCATTGCAATGATTTTGATAGATTCATTGATGGTACCCATCACTTCCTCCATGCTACGCCCCCGGTTTAGGCCAAAGGTAAAAATGGCAATCAGCACCGCAATCAACGTAGCCATAATCGGATCGCCAAAGAACTCGGCATAAGGCAGTAATACATGACCCTTCGGCAATACCATTTCCGCAACCGCACGCAATGCCATCAGGATCACCGGTACTAGAGAGGTCGCAACGCTGACGCCGAAACCGGGCATTTCTTCTTCAGTAAAGATTTTAGGATTGTACAGCCCAACAGGGATGGGTTTATCTATTCCCTTGAGGAAACGGGCATACACCGGGCCTGCCAGAATCACAGTGGGGATCGCTAACAACGTACCGTAAAGAAGGGTTTTCCCCATATCTGCATGAAAAATTGTTGCAATAGCCGTTGGACCAGGGTGCGGCGGCAAGAAACCGTGGGTTACGGACAACGCTGCTGCCATGGGCACACCAACATACAACAACGGGATACGCGCA harbors:
- the gntT gene encoding gluconate transporter, which codes for MPLVIVAVGVAMLLLMMIRFKLNGFIALILVALAVGIMQGMPVDKVIGSIKAGVGGTLGGLALIMGFGAMLGKLLADCGGAQRIATTLIDKFGKQHIQWAVVLTGFTVGFALFYEVGFVLLLPLVFTIAASARIPLLYVGVPMAAALSVTHGFLPPHPGPTAIATIFHADMGKTLLYGTLLAIPTVILAGPVYARFLKGIDKPIPVGLYNPKIFTEEEMPGFGVSVATSLVPVILMALRAVAEMVLPKGHVLLPYAEFFGDPIMATLIAVLIAIFTFGLNRGRSMEEVMGTINESIKIIAMMLLIIGGGGAFKQVLVDSGVEHYIASMMHGSNVSPILMAWSIAAILRIALGSATVAAITAGGIVAPLIATTGVSPELMVIAVGSGSVIFSHVNDPGFWLFKEYFNLTIMETIKSWSVLETIISVCGLIGCLLLAMVI